AAGTTCAGGATACCGGACACGCCGGTGTGTCCTCTTCCGAAGAGGCAACGGCATCAACGGGGAATGGAAGTTCTGAATCTATCTCATCAACTTCTGTTGAATCTGATTACAGTGGTGAAGTGGAAGGTGTTCGAATTTTGGAAGATTGTGAAATGTTGGATTAATGGTGGATTTATGACCTGGAAGTACGGGAATGAGCAATTGTGCCAAGGTTATGCAAATATTTATTGCTTCCACTGCTATCAGTTAAATTCCATGCTAAATATTTTCTGTTGTGTTGTATTGTATCCCATTCTGGTTACACTTCGTGTGTGGACCATGTATCGTAATATCAGATACACTGTTTTCATATACCAAAGTTTGGTAAATTAAGAGTGTGTTTCCAGTGAAAAAATTAGATGAAGTTGCTTAGTTAGGGTTAGTGATTTGGTTGATGAGTAATCACTAAGTATTTTTGTAAGCATTCATTGAATTCTTATGAATTCTCCGAACTTAACTCAGTCAAAacttttccccctttttttcttgttttgctcATCAATTTTGTTAACTGGATCGACACAGCTGTATTTTCAAGAGTAAATTTTCAGTGCATGTGCTGTATGCACTTTCTATTCAGGTAACATCGCATGACccatgctgataaaaaaaaaaacaaaacatcgcATGACCCATTCAAATCTGATAGAAACAGAAAATGTAATGCCAGGAATAGGCTTGGAGAATCCGAGTCAAAAagcaaaattttacaaaatttgagtTACTGTTTAAACTCGATTAATGCAGTTATTGAACCTAGAAACGGCAAGAATCATTCTAATTGGGCATCTGTGGTTTATTATTCTCTCAGCCATGGTGATTGGACTGGGGTCCAATCGCATACTTCGCCTTCCTTGAACCATAGAGCTGCCATACATGGAAATAACAGTTAATCAAGAATCCCATTATTATGGGTAACATTTACATTGCTGCCCAAATTCCCCTAACTACTAAAAATTATGCCCAATTCAATTGTATCCACCCAAAACTACACCaagaattaaaggaaaaaaagtcaCCCCCCACCCATATTCGTTTAAAAGAATAATCAAGGAAGTGGGAGAGTCAACAAAATAGAGCAAGAAAAGTAACCATTTATTATCTTTAACACAAGATTATTTGGTTTGCAagacattttcaaaagattaagtatataattttatatgattgcATTATTAACAATATAGATGGTAAGCTAATAGTCTAAGGTAGCAATTGAGTTACTGGCAAACTTGATGGTAGAAGACTAGAAGTTCATAACAATGGGTTGGATTATTGCATAGATCTTGACCAAATAATGTATTcaatattcaatatatattacAATTGCATGTATCTTGATTAGATAtgtatcttgattcttgagctTAACTCTCAACAGTTGTGAGTTTATAAGCATATGACACAAAGAATACAAATGAGTTAAATCAAGTACACTCGTTGAAGTTACTGACTCGGATTTATCCATGGTTTTGGCCTCAAAATATACAGTTTTGGATGATGTTCTTGTATACTCAGTAGCTCAATGTTTAGCAACATATATTGGGATTATAATGCTAGTTTGAAGTTTCCACTGTTAATTTTATCATGTTTTGTCcaacaacaaaataatcaaGTGCTGGGTTAAGTATAATATTACAGTTAGGTCAATTATTGAATTATGTTCatactttacttttttttaagagacatattttaatactttaaatTGCTTTATTATGAAGTTGTAATGTTGGATATTAGTAAGGATATGGTAAACTTATGTTTGGGTACTAAGATATGTTTtctaaacaattaattttgaagagTTTGCAAGTGAAGCTTATGATTTGAGTTTACTAGAGTTTTATGACTTAACCAAAAATCTCAAGTTTACCATAATACCACAAAATCACTCCTACAATCACTACTCTAAAAGGTATTGCTTATTGTTATAAAACATTCTATAATCACCAGCATTAAGCATTGCAATAAAACATCTTTTTATATTTGCAAAGTTCAGGTCCTAAGATGGGTCAATTCCATAAATTTTTCTTGGAAATTCAAACTTGTCACCAAAGCAATGCATGGCAGAAACTATAGCTggtgaataaaatttaaaattcaaactttattGTTTATCCATAATACTTCTGCATTTCTGCACCCTTCTAATGTTTAAATCAATGGCTAACTTTTCTATTCTCTTTCACAATTCACATCTGTTTTTATTACAAGTATTTGGGTTAAACTGGATAGCTTATGAGGCCTTACCTATTTCACGCTTGCCATTCTCAGGGCTGTCACTGCCATGAACAACATTCCTGGCAAGTTCAACATAAAATATTGTCAATCCTAAATCTTGATACAGATGCTCTGAAGCCTATCTTGATTATTGACCGAGTGAAGGCACTCAAACGTGAAAGTCGgatgcaaaattaaaaaaggccTTACCTTCCTGTTTGAACAGCAAGGTCTCCTCTTATTGTGCCTGGTTCAGCTTGAAGAGGATCTGTAGCCCCTATAAGCTTGCGTGCCGATGCCACTACTCCAACACCCTCCCAAGCCTTGCAAACATAGCATCATATGAAACCCAGAAAATAAATTCAGCAGGTACATTGCAAAAATGCAGGTGAAATTGGAATTCTATAGGAGCAAGTTATACCATACACACAACAGGACCTGAAGTAATATAGTCAATCAGCTTAGGGAAAAATGACTTTTGTTTTAGGTCCTTGTAATGCTCCTGGAACCATAAACAGTCACAGTAAgcctaataaatataataagtacATTAAAAAACACAGTAGAACAACAATACTGCAAACACAAGATGTAAGTCCACATCATATGGTTCAGTAATCAATAATTTAAGCATGGATACAAGAGATTTGTAATTGGATGGTTGGAATCAGTTATTCAAGCATTCCATATTGTTGCACTTCATGAAActacaatcaaatcaaatagcATATGTTAACAATTATtagacaagtttttttttaatgttctaTTGAAATCGTATACACGAAATGATTCTAACATACCTTTCAGATGATATAATAGTTAGAATATATCATAATATCTTCTGTGTATCTTGAAAAGCCTTAAAAGATCTTTTTAACATATTgcatattctaattttttttctttgtttacatGGGGAAAAACAATCTTCTTTATTGtatcattaatataattagTCCCACTgagttaatattttgtattgATATCATTATATATCCTATTAATTTAATAGATTATTATTAGGAGGCTCCTTTCTCTATTTTCCTCCTTCCCCACCTAAACCCCATATCAGGCCTGGTATCCACCTTGAAGAGCGTTTCCCGTCTCAAGTTTATGGAGCTCATTAAATAGTTATTCAACTCCACCAAACCCatatattgtttttcttctcaTCTTTTATCACTCTGTTCCAGCTACATTTTGAACTGTAGAATTCTGTTGCAGACCTGCTCTTACCACAGATTGACCTTGTTTGAACCTGTCAAACAGCATGTTGGCTCCGTTCCAACCTGTCCTTTTGCAGATTAGCTCTACAGAAAATGTGGTTTGGCTCCTCTCCCGTTGTGTGCCCTAATGAAGGTGCCTCTCTTGGTATGCACCTTAACAAGAGCACATCTCCCATTGCATGCACTACTCCACTTGCagttatttttatgttaatttgtattttgtaaCAAGCTAGTTTATAGAGGGAGTGTTACCATTGTATCCTCTGTGTATCTTTGAACATCTTAGAAGATCTTCAGAACATATTGAGGAATCAATTAGTTTTCTAACCAAGGAAAGAATCAATCTTCTCATCATATTTCCTTATTACGGTTTACTGTATTCTTAGTTTGAATTGGACTATTGACTTAATAGTTTATATCATATGATATCATTAACATTATTATACTCCATATCAATTAGatagaaattagaaaatattaccGGGAGCCTTCTATCTCTCTTTTTTCCTCCTTTCCTACCTGAACCCCATAATCCCAACAATAAGAAAAACCACTGCACTCAACACATAATATACACACAAGCAAGTATAGCAGCGAGTACTAACCTCGGCCAATTCCTTTGAGCACTGGAAGAGCTTCAAGCCAGTTAACTTAAACCCCTTcttctcaaacctagaaatAATTTCTCCCACCTAAAATTCTCAAGCACAGGTATCCAGCCATAAGTAACCATTATCCAAAACAACAATGAGCTAAAGATCAgcatataaaaaacaaataaacaattcTAAGCTTAAACTTCAattattctttttctctatTCCTAAAACCAGAAGAACAGATGAAATTGCAGTGAAAAAATTAGGAGGCTTACGAGGCCACGTTGGACGCCGTCGGGCTTCACCATAATGTAAGTCTGGTCAACTTGTTCCTGCCCATTAGAATAATTAACAATTACAGATGAAGCTTGGGATAAATTAgacaaagaaaattgaaatagttaaaagagagaaaaggaaaccagAGAAGCAATTAAGTGGGGAAGGAAAATGGGTTTGGAGGAGGTTCTGGCTTGGAGGGTTCTAGCATTAGCATAGCGAGAAGGGTGATAGGAGAAAAGAAGGGATTGTGAAGGAAATGCTGTTAGGTGCTGGTAACTGGCGCGGAATAGAGGGAGTGTGATCTTGGGTGAGCGTGTAAGGGAGGATGTGACCCAAACACTGCTTCCACTTCCACACACAGCTTCCATCTATTTCCCTTCCTTCCTCTGTCTGCGGGTAAGAAGTACGAACCAAATTTCCTCGCTATCTCGCTCCTTTCTTGTGTCCAGTTTGGGTTTAATTGGATGCGGTAGCAAAGAAAGAAAgccactttttaatttattttttttctttttgacaaaTATGGTTTCGTTGGTagtattatactattatttataaaaatcatcAAATGTGCCTGAAATTATTTCAGGTTACCTTGGTCCCCTATTCAAGTCTCTTGCTTAGCCcgttgcattaaatattttttaaaaaaattataatttttatttgttttattcaatttgaacagaattcaaactaaaaaaaattataaaatttgttttttttttacttatttgctactttaattaattatttatgtcaatttgatcatttttttaactttaaaacagttttttaatttcaaaaatgagTTTAGAGTATtctattatttatatgtatgtcaaAAACACAAATACAATAACTGAAATATTTCATTGattgatattataaaattcatatataatatagttAAACACAATTATGtaacttaataaaattaatttttttattttattatattattgtatataataataataataataataataataataataatttaattaagaataaggaaaaattgaaatttttctcAATTTCACATCTCTTGATGTTTTTACAAATTAACAAGTGATTAAACTCTTCTTCTTTATCATCAAGTACACGGATCACTTGCATATCATACTTAATTCATAATATGTcacttttttatctataaaaattattgaatactatactatataatatttatatattctttttaattaattgaattagatCCATGGTTGAATATCACTTAATTATTGTacaattatataaaacaaatcatGATAGATACATAACAACGtgactttattaaaaaaaaagtgtgactttaaaaaatcattaaaaaaaactttatttgacCACAAGGAACCTCAACGTTATAAAAATTgtatttcaaaactaaaaactaaaaattcacTACCACTCCAAACAGGTATCACGCATTCATGATTCATGATTCATGTAGCAAAATTTTCCAAAGTTCTTCTGAGCGTGCCACCATTAACTCCAAATTAATGCATTATTTATTTGTGTAAATTGAGAGTTCACCACACCACCAATGATTTGGAGTCTGGCAATGCAAAGGCCAAGCCCAGTGATCAAACAAGGAGGGCTTCGGATCAGTCCCCACGGGTTCTTTCTTCCTGCTCCCATAAATTTCTCCATACACTTCCTTTAAATTTTGGATTTGCACTCTGAAAAAAGTTGattcaagatataaaattattttcctgATTAGCCTTTCCAATATCAGGGGAACTCTCACTCTCAATGGATTGGCTTCCAATATCAGTCCCTCAAAGGCTTCCAATATGGGCGCAGATTTTATAAACCAACCTCAACTTCCAATATGCTATtaaccttttgcttctttttctcctttctaAAGATATTCAACAATGCTCTAAAAGAACGTTCCTCCAAATGATCCCAGTATATAAAGGCCCAGACCCAACTAATCAAACAAGAGCAAAACAAATATGATTTTCTCGTGGACGTTAAGTACTATGATTTTCATTAGATACACAAGATCGAGTATGTACTATGTAGCATGAATATATTATCGACTTGTCCTGTTGAAAAGCAAAGCATAGATCAATTAGATATCCCCGAGGCATCGTTTTTCCCAGGATTTTGGAATTTCATGAACTCTATTTAATTGTTGTCGAATTCAGATCTACTGTTATTACCAAGTTATTTTCGACATTTTGTGGCTTACTATTTTGTCCGTTTCAGGAGAGaaccatatatatatgtatgcatgGTAAGACACTCCCGTGAAACATGTAGCCTCCACATGCACTTAACGACAAGTCACATTAGATATAAAAGGCCAAGCCCATACAAATACAATAGCTAGGAATTGCAAATTTGCAATGCCAATTAAGAGTGAGAAAAACACCACATGAATATTAATTCTACCCTTCCATTTCAGTACTGTCTGAACTTCAAGCCAATCTTCGGTATTTATAATTGGCTCCTCTTTCCCCAGCCAGCCACTGCTTCCTGCAGACTGTGACAACCTTGCTGTGAAGAACCTACTCACTGACTCCCGATCTTTAATTGGTGAGGAAAGTCGCGTTTCTTTtgctatatataattattttacgtGTGTggaaaaagggtataaaagcaatgaaatgcttttaatacattatggtatgtttaatatatttgaaagaTAGAAAATTAATGGAGCATTCTTCTGTTAGAGACTAACAGGATAAATATATGAGataagtgccaaagctagaacACACGGATATCTAAGACTCGAGAAtataatatactattttttattaagatcATGAATTCATGGTCCTTAACGTGAAtgatttctcttaatttttttaaaaataaaagtatgaagacactatcaaattaaattaaggaTGATAATTGTTAAAGGAGTGGGTATCACACAAATACCAATATATATTTACTCCAGGGGAGATGATATGGCCGCATATTTGGTGGAGGATCGCAGATGACAGTGATATACAGTAGTCGTATAGCAAACAAGCATACGATACTATGATACGGATTGCAACATGACAGGTATAAGAGATTACACAactattcaaatattcataCAATAAGTTAACTATTTTATAATActgtttagaaaaatattttttataacattttttttctttctctttgtttctttttatcacATCACTTATGACAGAGTCTCTTCTAGTTTTCTCTTTCTATCTCCATTTTTTGTTGTATagcttttgtataaaaaaaattcgtaCATCATGCATGTGTTGCATAAATTAGTTCAAAAAATGTGTTGCATAAAATTAGAGATAACTATCTAACTCACTCTTTTTTTCTCAATCTTGAGAAGGATAACTTGATTACATCATGGAGATTTATGCTGCTGATTGAAAATGGTGATCGAGTGGAGCCAAGGTAAGATATTTGTGTGTTTGCTTACTTTAGAGTTTAGTAAAATTGGTTTTAATCATTAAATACGAATGAGATGTATGCTCACATTAATATGAACATCATATTTACCTtgaaatatatgtattttttcacTAGAAATTCCAAAAATCAATTTGTAAGTTTAAAATCAAACAAGGACTACAAAACCATTCATATGCTTAATTATCTTAGTCCGCAAGCCAAAATAATAGAAGTATACAAGGCAAAGAAGTAAAGTTATGTGCTTATATTGA
This region of Glycine soja cultivar W05 chromosome 17, ASM419377v2, whole genome shotgun sequence genomic DNA includes:
- the LOC114393331 gene encoding nucleoside diphosphate kinase 2, chloroplastic-like, which produces MEAVCGSGSSVWVTSSLTRSPKITLPLFRASYQHLTAFPSQSLLFSYHPSRYANARTLQARTSSKPIFLPHLIASLEQVDQTYIMVKPDGVQRGLVGEIISRFEKKGFKLTGLKLFQCSKELAEEHYKDLKQKSFFPKLIDYITSGPVVCMAWEGVGVVASARKLIGATDPLQAEPGTIRGDLAVQTGRNVVHGSDSPENGKREIALWFKEGEVCDWTPVQSPWLRE